The DNA segment GTAAAGAGTGCAAAGCCTTGTCGTGGGGTCTCCTGTATAGGAAAATTTTAACCATATTGCTGCTGATGCCGGAACGATGGGTAATATTATTTCCGGCCATTCTATTAAAAGTAGTTTTCCGGAGTCCATAAGTTCAATGAGGCCGAGTTCATAGATGTCCTCTACTTTGTTCAGGCGATACAGGTCAGCATGGTAAAAGTGTATTTGATTGTTTTGGTATTCCTGAATTAAGCTGAAAGTGGGGCTTTGGATAGTAGCTTCCGGGATTATCCAATGGCCGAGTGCCTTTGCAAAAGATGTTTTGCCGGCTCCAAGGTCGCCTGAAAGCAGCCAAATGGGTCTATATCCGGCAAAATTTTTAAAAACATCAATAGCTATCTTTTGCCAATCAAGTTCTTGAACACAATCCCAAACAGCCCATTCAGTCATTATCGTTTTTTTTCTTTAGCAGAAGTTTTGTCTTTTTTTCCAAATAAGGAAAAGTGTACAAACCGGCTGGGATGTTCCCGTAGGTCTATCAATAAGTCATCTAAACTTTTTGCTGAACTGTTGAGGTTTTTATACAAGCTGTCGTTATTTAGCAACATACCGATAGTTCCTTGCCCGTTGTTGATTTTTTCTGCTATTTGGGTAAACTGTTTTAGGGAAGCGTTTGCATTTCGGATTGTAGATTGTATTTCGCCGGAAGAAGCTGCTAATGAATCTGTTAGTTTACCGGTATTGGTCATGATTTTGGTAATCATCTCATTATTTTTTTCAAAATTGTTTAAGATAGAGGCGGCAGATTTTGTCATGTCATCAACTTTTTTCATGGTGTTATTGAGGCCTCCGGTAGATTTGGCAACGTTTCCGGTAATCAGTTGTAAATTAGCGATGATTGATTTCAGTTGATAGCGTTCTTGTTCGTTTACTATTCCTCTAAAACTTTCTAATACTTTTGTAGCTTCGACTATTAGTGATTCGGCTTTGGTTTTGACGGGTAAAAGTTCATTACTAAATCGGTCTATGAGGCCGATTTGGACGCTATCGGTGATTCTATCTTTGTGGTCTAAATAGGTGGTAGATTTTCCGAGTAAAATTTGCATCGCTTTTGTTCCCAAAAAGTCGGTAGAGTATATCATAGCTTTTGAGTCAGCGGGAACTTTAATTCCGTGTTTTACGTCAAAAGATACTTGGATTTTTCCGGCTTCTTCGTTGAGTTCAATGGTTCGAATTTGCCCTACTTGTAAGCCATTTAGCAATACTTGGTCTCCCACACGCAATCCGTCAATATTTTGATACCAAGCATTTAGCATAAACTTACGTTCAAATAGAGAGTATCCTTTTAGGTAGTTAAGGCCAATAATCAAAAGGGCAATGGTAAAAGCGGCTAATAAACCGACTTTGGTTTCATCCCGAATTTGCAATTTCATAGGAAGCAAAGTTGCAAAAAAATGAAGTAAAACGGTTGTTTTTTGTGTTTTTTATGCTAAACGTTTCGTTTTTTGATTGTAGAGCGGTATTTGTGGGTATAAAGGTGTTTGGATTGGCTGTTAAACTTTCAATTTTCTTCTTTTTTGAGTAAGTCAGGTCTTCTTTTTTGTGTTTTTTCGAGTGCTTGGGTAT comes from the Bacteroidia bacterium genome and includes:
- the tsaE gene encoding tRNA (adenosine(37)-N6)-threonylcarbamoyltransferase complex ATPase subunit type 1 TsaE encodes the protein MTEWAVWDCVQELDWQKIAIDVFKNFAGYRPIWLLSGDLGAGKTSFAKALGHWIIPEATIQSPTFSLIQEYQNNQIHFYHADLYRLNKVEDIYELGLIELMDSGKLLLIEWPEIILPIVPASAAIWLKFSYTGDPTTRLCTLYLPNEANFGQNHLNL
- a CDS encoding MlaD family protein; this encodes MKLQIRDETKVGLLAAFTIALLIIGLNYLKGYSLFERKFMLNAWYQNIDGLRVGDQVLLNGLQVGQIRTIELNEEAGKIQVSFDVKHGIKVPADSKAMIYSTDFLGTKAMQILLGKSTTYLDHKDRITDSVQIGLIDRFSNELLPVKTKAESLIVEATKVLESFRGIVNEQERYQLKSIIANLQLITGNVAKSTGGLNNTMKKVDDMTKSAASILNNFEKNNEMITKIMTNTGKLTDSLAASSGEIQSTIRNANASLKQFTQIAEKINNGQGTIGMLLNNDSLYKNLNSSAKSLDDLLIDLREHPSRFVHFSLFGKKDKTSAKEKKR